The Oreochromis niloticus isolate F11D_XX linkage group LG15, O_niloticus_UMD_NMBU, whole genome shotgun sequence genome includes a region encoding these proteins:
- the ripply2 gene encoding protein ripply2, with product METCANKSGLSSVSNGGNSSQQSELWRPWFRNEDNNVRHKNLSNHGDLSGAKDPKTPQVIHPVKLYWPKSRCFDYLYRDAEILLRNYPVQAAICTYEDSSSDEDNDDEEEDVEKERN from the exons ATGGAGACCTGCGCTAACAAGAGTGGGCTATCGTCTGTTTCTAACGGAGGCAATTCGAGCCAGCAGTCCGAGTTGTGGAGACCATGGTTTCGAAATGAGGATAACAATGTCCGACACAAG AATCTTTCAAACCATGGAGACCTCAGTGGTGCAAAAGATCCGAAAACACCTCAAGTCATCCACCCAGTCAA GTTGTACTGGCCAAAATCGAGATGCTTCGATTATCTGTACCGAGACGCAGAAATACTCCTTCGCAACTATCCGGTCCAAGCAGCAATCTGCACCTACGAAGACTCCAGCAGCGACGAAGACaatgatgatgaagaggaggatgttGAAAAGGAGCGGAACTAA